The genomic DNA AGTGAGGAGATCGATCACATCAGACGGGGATTTGAGGGCGTGTGAAGCCATATTTCCTCCTGTGAGAACGTCAGACGCGCTCGGGCTGTGAGCGCGTCCCCCACCGATTACCCGGTGCGCAGGCGGTCAAACGGGCCAGTGCTGCAGCGACGGGCACCCTGCCGCCCAGCTGGACAGCATGTGATCGGCGAGCCGTCCCTCGATCGCGTCGAAGGCCCGAATACCGAAAACGATGTCCCGCTCCAGGCCGGGCTCGCGCGACAGCAGGTCTGCCACGACCTCCCTGCGGACCACCTGTTCATGAACCGCGTCGGCCTCGACGTGCTCGCGGTAGAAGTCGACGCACGGCTGCGGGGCACCAAGTCTCTTGAGCCCCTTCACGATTCGGTGCGATCCCGGCGACGAGGTCAGTTCGGTTGCGGCGAAGTGGCCGACGGCCGCGCCACGCAGGTGGCGGTGCAGACCGAACATCGACATGAGGTTCACCGCGGCCAGGGTGCTGCCCGTGGCATTGCCGAGGTAGTGCAGATAGTCGCTGCGCAGACCCGCCGCATCGAGCAGATCGGCGAACAGCCGCTGGTGCATGGTTTCGTATCCGCCACGGCCGCCGTATTCGTCGTATTCCACCGCCACGAACGCGGCTTTCGCGCGACCGGTCAACCGCGGAATGATCCACGACTGCGGGTCGGCTTCCTTGAGGTGGTACAGCGAGCGATGCACGAAGTACTCCTGCATCTGCGGCCACGTCGCCTGATCTTGTAGGTAGACAGACAGACTCGAATCATCGACAGGTTCGGTGTCACAGCGGGCCAGCTCGGCGTGGGCCGTGCTGTCCGGGTCGATGTCGCCGACGAGTTCCCGGACGGCAGCCAGGAACCGCTCCTCGATGCGATGGCGAACGTCGAGGAGGGCAGGGTTCCATTCCCACTTTTCGTCGGTGTCGGCAAAACCCCGGTAGTGCAGTTCGTAGCAGACATACAGCGCCAGCTGCAGGTCGAGGCCGAAAGGGTCCGCATTCGCCAGCGGTAGCTGTATCCGCGCCAGGTATTGCGTGGGCAGCCGCTCGCCCAGCAGTCCGATCACGACATTGGACACGGGACCGCGGGCGTCCGGCAGCAAAGGCTGAACAAGTTCTTCTGTGCACATGAGACCTCCCCGATACCCGCAGGCGTGTGGCGCTAAACCCGCACCGTCCCAGCGGATTGGATGCCGTGGGCGCGCAGCCGTTCTGGGATGAGGTGAGTCACCGCACAGCGGGTGTAAAACCGCCTCGCACCGGGCATTACAACGTCGAGGACTGATCCCCCCAGGAGGCATTCCATGAAAGACCCCGTCGACCATGCTCGCACCACCCGGCCGCATGTCGGCGAATCCTTCAAGGACGGCACGAATGCTCCGGGTCTGGTGGCTGTTGGACTCGCGGTGGCGACCCTGGTCGTGAGCCTGTACTTCTTCGCCAGCGGGCAAGCGGGTACCGGTGGCGTGACCTTGGCGATCGCGGCCGTGCTGGCCGTGGGTGGCGGCGCGTGGCTGTTCGCACGGCACCGCCGCATCCGCCGCCGCGAACTCGACTATCTCCAGACGCACCCCGGTGCGCCGCGGACGCCACCGACGAGCTGAATCTGCCGATCACCCTTGCGCTGCAATCGATCTCGTGCACCGTGCGCCACCTGATCCGTAGAGTTTTTCCAGCGCGCGGGACGGGTATCCGCAGTGTCATGACACCAGAACAGTTCCCGGACGCGGTCCCCGACGCAGACGCCGCCGAGCAGTCACGCGACGTTCACGAACAGGTCCTCGACGACGAGGCCGCGGTCAGCGGCCGCGACAACCCGCCGACGGAGGCCGCCCCGCATGACTGGTTGGAGCAGACCGCGGACGTCGAAATAGACGCCGACGAGGACGATTTCGGGCGCGATGCCTGATGGACACACCGATCCCCTATCCCGGGCATACCGCCGACATGGCAGAGCAGCCGCATGACGAGATGCGCCGGTACGTCGGCCGCGGCCTCCTGAAAGGTCGCCGGGCCCTCATCACCGGCGGCGACTCCGGCATCGGGCGTGCGGTGGCGGCGGCGTTCGCCAAGGAAGGCGCAGACATCGCCATCGCCTACCTCGAAGAGCACGACGACGCGACCCACACCGCGACCGTGGTGGGTGCGGCCGGCCAGACGTGCGCCCTGTTCGCCGGTGATCTCGGCGAGCCCGCCCACTGCCGCGAGGTGGTGGCGCGCACCCTCGCCGAACTGGGCGGCCTCGACATCATCGTCAACAACGCCGCCTACCAATCGCCGGCAGACGATCTCACCGACATCACCGATGAACAATGGCGGCGGACGTTCGCCGTGAACATCGACAGTTATTTCCAGGTGACCAAAGCCGCGCTGGCTCATCTGCCGGACGGCGCGGCGATCATCAACACGGCGTCGGTGAACGGGCTACGCGGCAATGCGTCGCTGATGGACTATTCGGCCACCAAGGGCGCCGTCATCGCATTCACCTACGCGCTGGCCCAGTCACTGGCGAAACGTCGCGTCCGGGTGAACTGCGTTGCCCCCGGACCGGTCTGGACGCCGCTCATTCCGGCCACCATGCCGCAGGAGAAGGTCGAGTCGTTCGGCGACCACGCGCCGTTCGAGCGGCCGGCCCAGCCGGACGAGATCGCGCCGTCGTACGTCTTCTTCGCCGCCGACCAGTTGTCGTCGTACTACAGCGGTGAGGTACTGGCGCCCCTCGGCGGCGAGACGATGCCGGGGTGATGTTTGGGCCAGAGCCGCGGGGGAAACCCCTGCTTCATGATCATTCGTAGGATCGCCCGTCCGCTTCTTGCCACAGCGTTCATCGGACAGGGCGTCGAAACCCTGTTGAACACCGACTCCGGTGCCGAGGCCGTACGCCCCGCGCTCGACGGACTGAAGGACATGCCGGATCCCGTGGCACGCAACGTGCCGTCCAACGCCGTCGCCGTGGCGCAGGCGACTGCGGCCGCCCAGATCGCGGGCGGGCTGCTGCTGGCCACCGGACGCATTCCGCGCGTGGCCTCCGCGGTACTCGCGGCGACGGTGATTCCGGCAAATCTCGGCCATCACATGTTCTGGGCCGAGGACGATCCGGAGGCCAAGGCCGCCAAACGCCGGGGCTTCCTGGCCGACCTCAGCCTGCTGGGCGGCCTGATCCTCGCCTCGGCGGACACCGCCGGGAAGCCTTCGCTGGGCTGGCGGGGACGGCGCGCCGCCCAACGGGCCGCCGAGGCCCTCTCGTCGACGGTTCCGTCCAGGACCGAGATCGCCCTGGCCCGGATGCCGGAGTTGGGTGAGAAGGTCGGCCACGGTGTCCAAACCGGATTCGAGCACGGCCGCGAACTCGCCGGAGTCGCGCTCGAGAAATTGGAGGACGGCCTCGAGAAAGCCGCACCGTATGCGGAGTCCGCCTACCGGAAAGCCAGCGCACGTGCGTCGGAGTTGGCCGACACCGCTGCCCCCTATGCGGAATCCGCGTACCGGAAGGCCAGCGCACGCGCTGCGGAATTGGCCGATACCGCGGTCACCACCGCAAAGAAGGCAAAAGCCCGGGCCTGAGGCCCGGGCTTTTGCCCCTCGCGTCGCGTCAATACCAGTATCGGCGTCCGGCGACCGCATGACCGGCGGCCCCGAGGAGCCAGAAGATCGCGCCCACCACGACGAGCACGATGCCCAGGGTCCACAGCAGATACACGTTGAAGACGAAGCCCAGGATGAGCAGGACCACTCCCAAAGCAATCATGATGATCGTTTCCTTATCTCGGATGCGGCTTACCGCATCGCACTTGGTTGAGGCAGTCGGCAATCGACGACCTTCGGATTGACCCCGGCGTAGTTCAACGGCCCGGCTATCACGGTCAGCGCGATACGCCCTGCCGAACCGCAGCTGGTGTCGCCGCCGCGGAAATAGTCGCGCTGCCAGGCGGCCAGTACACCGATCAGCAGCCAGACCACCACGATGACGCCCACGCTTCCTCGCAACATGGCTCCTCCTACACAGACCCCTGTGGTCTCATCGGAAGAAGTACCCATGGGCGCGTGATGGCAAACTAACGCGCAAGAAAAAGACCCCGTCACCGGTCCAGACGGAGACGTGCCGCCAGCTCGAGAAAAGCCATGGCGAAGTCGTTTTCGGCCGCCAGCTCTCGAATTCGTGGCCAGTCGAGCTGCTCGCGAACGGCCCGCACCGCCGGGAGCAGTGGCGCGAAGTCGCAGTGATGTTCATTGAGCGTCAGCAGCTTCTGGGTTATCACCGCATCTGGGGTCAGGACCGGCATCGAGATGGCCAGCACGTCGCGCACCACGGCCCCGGCGAGCAGGACCGAGTCCACCGGAACACCGTTGATCCGGTGTAAGACATCGACGAGCACGCCGTCGAAGTACGCTTTGAAGAGCCAATCTTCGGGCGTTCGTTCGATGTCGAACCCGTTCTGCCCCAATATTTTCGCCGCTGACTCGGTGTCCGGCTCGGGAACGACGAAGTCGACGTCGTGGTCGGGTTCCGGAGCGCCGTACACCCACAGGGCGTAGCTGCCGGCAAGGGCGAAACTCTGGGCGTTCGCCTTGAAGGCGCTCGCCGCGGCGCGCAGTGCATTGCGCAGTGGGGTGCGTTCAGGACACATGATGGACCGAGCAATCAAAGCCGGCGTTCGTGGGTATCGAGTCATCATGACTTCGATGCGCCTCGCGACCTTCAACATCCTGCACGGCCGCACCGTCGGCGACGGCGTACATCTCGACAGACTGCGCCGCAGTATCAGCCTCCTCGACCCGGACATTCTGGCGCTGCAGGAAGTGGACTTCGACCAATCGCGTTCCGGCCGAGCGGATCTGACGGCGATCGCCGCCGAGGTGATGAACGCGGTGTCGCACCGTTTCGTCGCCGCCATCACCGGAACGCCCGGCGCCACCTGGATCGCGGCTACCGGCGAGGAACAGCCGGCGTCGGCGGCGTACGGCATCTCCCTGCTCTCGCGTTATCCGGCGAGCAGCTGGCAGGTGCTGCGGCTGCCCCGCATACCGACACGCTTTCCGATGTATCTGTCGGTACCCGGGAAAGTGCTGATCGTGCACGAGGAGCCACGCGCCGCCGTGCTGGCACGGCTCGATACGCCGTTGGGCGCCATGACGATCGCCAGCACGCATTTGTCGTTCGTGCCCGGCTGGAACCGGCATCAACTGCGGCAGTTGGCACGTACCGTCCGCGCCCTGCCGGGGCCACACGTCATTGCCGGCGATTTGAACATGGCAGCGGGCCCTGCAGCGCGCTGGTCGGGTATGCGGCCGCTGGCGTGTGCCGACACATTCCCGGCCGAGGCACCGACCCAGCAGCTCGACCACCTTCTGACCGACGACCGGCAGCTGACGGCGCTCCGACACACCACCCCACAGGTGGAACTCTCGGATCACCGCCCGTTGGCTGTCACCGTGACCCGGCATTGAGCCTTGTTACCCGTTCCCGGCGACATCAAAACCGTCCACCTCGTGCGGCGTTACCGATTCGAGGCGTTTGCCGAAGCCACTTCGCGGTTATATCGGAGAGGTTGATCCAGAGAGGAAGCCCGATGCTGAGCTCCGAAATCTCGCCTGAGTGCGCAAACGTTTATCTGCCGCAACATGATTCGCGGCTGTTGATCGAGGTCATGCGCCACCGCTGCCACCCGGCGGGCATGCGCGTCGCGGACCTGTGTACCGGCAGTGGGGTGGCAGCGATTGCTGCTTCCGATGCCGGAGCGGACACCGTGGTCGCCTTCGATACCTCGCACGCCGCCATCGCGGCGGCGCGTGCCAATGCCCGACTCGTCGGTGTTCCGATCGATGCGCGGCTCGGCTCCTGGTCTGCGGCAGTGGAACTCGAGCCGTTCGATCTGGTGTTGTGCAACCCGCCGTACGTACCGGAGCCGGCGAGCCGCGAACCGGTGATCGTCGGCGCCGGTGGCCCTCCCGCATCCTTCAACGCCGGTCCCGATGGCCGGCTCATCCTCGATCCGCTCTGCGCCGCGGCGCCCGGGCTGCTGCGGCGCGGCGGCACGGCACTGATCGTCCAGTCCGAGTTCGCCGACGTCGCGAGGAGCGTCACCGCCTTGCGGGACGGCGGGCTTCAGGCCGATGTGGTGGCGCGCCGCACCATCGCATTCGGGCCCGTGATGACCGCGCGCGCCCGCTGGTTGGAGGACACCGGTCGTTTGACCCCCGGACGGCGCACCGAAGAACTGGCCGTCATCAGGGCGGTGAAACGATGAGCCCCACCCGCAGAACCGTGCGAATCGTGCCGCGTGGCCCGATGTTGATCCAGGGTCCGGTCGAAGTCGAACTCGACGACGGGACCCGGGTCTGCTCCGACCGATTCATGGTCGCCATCTGCTGCTGCCAGCGCAGCAAGACCTATCCGTGGTGCGACACCAGTCATCGGCGGCAGACCCGGTCCGCCGCCGATGGCCGAAAGGGCGCCGCCGATCAGGCGCAACCCACTTGAGCTCGCAGGTCCCGCAAGGTCCGGTCCAATATCCGTGACACATGCATCTGCGAAACGCCGATCGAGTCCGCGATCTGCCGCTGCGTCATGGCACCGAAGTACCGGAGATAGAGCACCTTCTGCTCGCGGCGCGGCAGCGCTGCCAGCAGTGACCGTACCGATTCGCGATCGGTCACCCGGTCGAAGCCGGCATCCATCTCACCGAGCGAGTCACCGAGAGCCTGCGTTCGTGCGTCGTCGTCGCTGACGTTCACGTCCAGCGACTGGGGCTGGTACGCCTTGGCCGCCACGATGCTCTCGACGACCTGGTCGCGGTCGATCTCCAACTCTTCGGCGAGCTCCTCGATACTCGGCGCCCGCCTCAGGTCGTTCGTCAAATATGCGGTGGCACAAGCAATATCGTGCTGACGATCACGAATTCGCCTGGGTACGTGGACCTTCCAGCCATAGTCACGGAAGTATCGGCGCAACTCCCCCATCATCGTGGGCAGGGCGAATGCCACGAACCGTGACCCCCGCTCGGGGTCGAACCGGTTGACTGCCTGTAGCAAACCCACCCGGGCCACCTGGATCAGGTCTTCGAGATTCTCGCCGCGGCGGTCGAAGTGGCGCGCCACCCGGTCCGCCAGCGGGCAGCACCGCAGCACGATGCGTTCGAGTTGACGGGCGTAGGCGTCGGAGTTCGGCGGTAATTGACGGAGCAGCGCGACCATTGTGACCACATCCGCGTATTCGTCCTGGCTCGAGTCGTCCTCGAGCGGCTCGCTCACTTCACGAGAATCGTTTTCCAACAGAGAAACTGACATGCAGCACCCCTTCCAGGGTGTTACAGCACGCACGACACCAACGATTGACATCATTGACAATTACGAGAATGCGACATGCTGTTTTCCGCCTTACAGACGGAACGGCAATTTGCCGTAGTCGAACCCGACCACACTCGGCGAATCCTGAGAATTGAGGCCCCGCTCTGGACCGGATTCACGCGCCGAGTTGTAGTCCCTCGACTGATGCCGCTTTTGGCTAAGCGGTCACGCTGTGCAACAGCGTTGTGTTTCTCACACTACACGCGGCTACCCGGCGCCACCACCAGAACGGGTGATGAACTCCTGCGCCTTGGTTTTCATGCCCTGATAGACCAGGTGCCAGCCGTTGGGGTCACCCTTGAGAACCGCGGCGGTCATGTCTTTGATCTGTTCGTAGGTGGCATGCGGAGGAA from Mycolicibacterium phocaicum includes the following:
- a CDS encoding nucleotidyltransferase family protein, producing MCPERTPLRNALRAAASAFKANAQSFALAGSYALWVYGAPEPDHDVDFVVPEPDTESAAKILGQNGFDIERTPEDWLFKAYFDGVLVDVLHRINGVPVDSVLLAGAVVRDVLAISMPVLTPDAVITQKLLTLNEHHCDFAPLLPAVRAVREQLDWPRIRELAAENDFAMAFLELAARLRLDR
- a CDS encoding methyltransferase, whose amino-acid sequence is MLSSEISPECANVYLPQHDSRLLIEVMRHRCHPAGMRVADLCTGSGVAAIAASDAGADTVVAFDTSHAAIAAARANARLVGVPIDARLGSWSAAVELEPFDLVLCNPPYVPEPASREPVIVGAGGPPASFNAGPDGRLILDPLCAAAPGLLRRGGTALIVQSEFADVARSVTALRDGGLQADVVARRTIAFGPVMTARARWLEDTGRLTPGRRTEELAVIRAVKR
- a CDS encoding iron-containing redox enzyme family protein, coding for MCTEELVQPLLPDARGPVSNVVIGLLGERLPTQYLARIQLPLANADPFGLDLQLALYVCYELHYRGFADTDEKWEWNPALLDVRHRIEERFLAAVRELVGDIDPDSTAHAELARCDTEPVDDSSLSVYLQDQATWPQMQEYFVHRSLYHLKEADPQSWIIPRLTGRAKAAFVAVEYDEYGGRGGYETMHQRLFADLLDAAGLRSDYLHYLGNATGSTLAAVNLMSMFGLHRHLRGAAVGHFAATELTSSPGSHRIVKGLKRLGAPQPCVDFYREHVEADAVHEQVVRREVVADLLSREPGLERDIVFGIRAFDAIEGRLADHMLSSWAAGCPSLQHWPV
- a CDS encoding DUF6131 family protein, with the translated sequence MIALGVVLLILGFVFNVYLLWTLGIVLVVVGAIFWLLGAAGHAVAGRRYWY
- a CDS encoding SigB/SigF/SigG family RNA polymerase sigma factor, which encodes MLENDSREVSEPLEDDSSQDEYADVVTMVALLRQLPPNSDAYARQLERIVLRCCPLADRVARHFDRRGENLEDLIQVARVGLLQAVNRFDPERGSRFVAFALPTMMGELRRYFRDYGWKVHVPRRIRDRQHDIACATAYLTNDLRRAPSIEELAEELEIDRDQVVESIVAAKAYQPQSLDVNVSDDDARTQALGDSLGEMDAGFDRVTDRESVRSLLAALPRREQKVLYLRYFGAMTQRQIADSIGVSQMHVSRILDRTLRDLRAQVGCA
- a CDS encoding CDGSH iron-sulfur domain-containing protein gives rise to the protein MSPTRRTVRIVPRGPMLIQGPVEVELDDGTRVCSDRFMVAICCCQRSKTYPWCDTSHRRQTRSAADGRKGAADQAQPT
- a CDS encoding endonuclease/exonuclease/phosphatase family protein, with the protein product MRLATFNILHGRTVGDGVHLDRLRRSISLLDPDILALQEVDFDQSRSGRADLTAIAAEVMNAVSHRFVAAITGTPGATWIAATGEEQPASAAYGISLLSRYPASSWQVLRLPRIPTRFPMYLSVPGKVLIVHEEPRAAVLARLDTPLGAMTIASTHLSFVPGWNRHQLRQLARTVRALPGPHVIAGDLNMAAGPAARWSGMRPLACADTFPAEAPTQQLDHLLTDDRQLTALRHTTPQVELSDHRPLAVTVTRH
- a CDS encoding DoxX family membrane protein gives rise to the protein MIIRRIARPLLATAFIGQGVETLLNTDSGAEAVRPALDGLKDMPDPVARNVPSNAVAVAQATAAAQIAGGLLLATGRIPRVASAVLAATVIPANLGHHMFWAEDDPEAKAAKRRGFLADLSLLGGLILASADTAGKPSLGWRGRRAAQRAAEALSSTVPSRTEIALARMPELGEKVGHGVQTGFEHGRELAGVALEKLEDGLEKAAPYAESAYRKASARASELADTAAPYAESAYRKASARAAELADTAVTTAKKAKARA
- a CDS encoding SDR family oxidoreductase — translated: MDTPIPYPGHTADMAEQPHDEMRRYVGRGLLKGRRALITGGDSGIGRAVAAAFAKEGADIAIAYLEEHDDATHTATVVGAAGQTCALFAGDLGEPAHCREVVARTLAELGGLDIIVNNAAYQSPADDLTDITDEQWRRTFAVNIDSYFQVTKAALAHLPDGAAIINTASVNGLRGNASLMDYSATKGAVIAFTYALAQSLAKRRVRVNCVAPGPVWTPLIPATMPQEKVESFGDHAPFERPAQPDEIAPSYVFFAADQLSSYYSGEVLAPLGGETMPG